One window from the genome of Podospora pseudocomata strain CBS 415.72m chromosome 6, whole genome shotgun sequence encodes:
- a CDS encoding hypothetical protein (EggNog:ENOG503NUA0; COG:U) — translation MPIRVKSRPQGVQRTESLRTPSPRHKFGFVAELPDISEEDSFRDVVKKLSVYIADTVVLPSTFEQLRTTAAGDGLRALVDHLGRTCTHPAIVNALLALKWHYGTSVEDKGLMDARANACEIVAWRFLTHLSEREAVDYCLYEIPDPKDVESHSPTDEEEGEVDEHSALLAQALHSSVGSSRRTPHSASTKRNLLLSSISRLTMSMTGDDEDGEGEEEDPTANFTNLNALEIAAIADAKRFLSQAVVQKIITGIWEGSIIFWKDLSVHSEKKPQFYNPNTADPFSRLRVPKYLKSFEVLFFLTFLGLYYGVLVERDPTRITPLEIFLYIWFAAFALDELSEWIDAGSIFYATDIWNVFDMAMIAIGATFVGLRIVGLETHNEEMVNLSFNVLALEALFMVPRVFSILSLSPYWGTLIPCLKEMGKDFIKFMVLVVVIYCGFLTTFSLLGREHLSLHDMVMSLTKIFFGSSFVGFDLIPKMDTLLGPPLMIIFITLSSILLTGSLTGMLSNSFSRVITHAREEYLYVYSVYVLEASTSNRLTHFYPPFNLLAVLIFRPLRLFLPSDNKFRAARILLLKATHLPIVAVIEFYEWLTIGSSKGTQYSGFRGPRQAVIGSPHPAAAKRFAQARLSNNNLRADNNNHLSQLRPPAITAISEGAIAGRRAQQQAADEAVEGRAFGQHEGDVEARIVDLTAKIDRLTELVLTLQTQSSTTLGNVGVA, via the exons ATGCCTATCCGTGTCAAGTCGCGCCCGCAGGGTGTGCAGCGCACCGAGAGCCTGCGCACCCCTTCCCCGCGCCACAAGTTCGGCTTCGTCGCGGAGCTCCCCGACATCAGTGAGGAGGACAGCTTCCGAGATGTTGTCAAGAAGCTTTCCGT CTATATTGCCGACACCGTGGTTTTGCCCAGCACCTTCGAGCAGCTGAGGACCACTGCTGCCGGAGATGGCCTTCGTGCGCTTGTTGACCATCTCGGCCGAACATGCACTCACCCCGCCATTGTGAatgccctcctcgccctgaAGTGGCACTATGGCACCAGCGTCGAGGATAAGGGCTTGATGGACGCCAGAGCCAACGCCTGCGAGATTGTTGCTTGGCGCTTTCTGACCCACCTTTCCGAGAGGGAGGCTGTCGATTATTGTCTCTATGAGATCCCAGACCCCAAGGATGTCGAGAGCCACAGCCCAactgatgaagaggagggcgaggttgacgagCACAGTGCGCTTCTGGCCCAGGCCTTACACAGCAGTGTCGGTTCATCCCGTAGGACACCCCATAGCGCAAGCACCAAGCGCAACCTCTTGCTCAGTTCCATCTCGCGCCTGACTATGAGCATGACGggagacgatgaagatggcgagggagaggaggaggatccaaccgccaacttcaccaacctcaatGCCTTGGAGATTGCCGCTATTGCCGACGCCAAGCGATTCCTCAGCCAGGCTGTTGTCCAGAAGATCATCACCGGCATCTGGGAAGgctccatcatcttctggAAAGACCTCAGCGTGCACTCGGAGAAGAAGCCTCAGTtctacaaccccaacacgGCCGACCCATTCTCCCGTCTCAGAGTCCCCAAGTATCTCAAGTCTTTCGAAGTTTTATTTTTCCTCACCTTTTTGGGCCTGTACTATGGCGTTTTGGTCGAGCGGGATCCCACCCGCATCACGCCCCTGGAAATCTTCTTGTACATCTGGTTTGCCGCCTTTGCTTTGGACGAGCTGAGCGAGTGGATTGATGCCGGCTCCATTTTCTATGCTACCGACATATGGAACGTGTTTGACATGGCCATGATAGCAATCGGCGCCACCTTTGTCGGCTTGCGTATTGTTGGCTTGGAAACTCACAACGAGGAAATGGTGAACCTTTCCTTCAACGTCTTGGCGCTGGAAGCTCTCTTTATGGTTCCAAGGGTCTTTTCTATCCTGAGCTTGAGTCCATACTGGGGT ACCTTGATTCCTTGCCTCAAAGAAATGGGCAAAGATTTCATCAAATTCATGGTCCTCGTCGTAGTCATCTACTGTGGCTTCCtaaccaccttctcccttctcGGGCGCGAACACCTGTCGCTCCACGACATGGTCATGTCCCTGACCAAGATCTTCTTTGGTTCCAGCTTCGTCGGCTTCGACCTGATCCCCAAAATGGACACCCTACTCGGCCCTCCCCTCAtgatcatcttcatcaccctTAGTTCCATCCTGCTCACCGGCTCCCTGACGGGTATGCTCTCCAACAGCTTCTCCCGCGTCATCACCCATGCCCGAGAGGAATACCTCTACGTCTACAGCGTCTACGTCCTCGAAGCTTCGACTAGCAATCGGCTCACCCACTTTTATCCTCcgttcaacctcctcgccgtcctcaTCTTCCGCCCCCTtcgcctcttcctcccatccGACAACAAGTTCCGTGCCGCGCGCATTCTCTTGCTCAAGGCaactcacctccccatcgtTGCCGTCATTGAATTCTACGAGTGGCTTACAATCGGCTCGTCAAAGGGGACGCAATACAGCGGTTTCCGCGGTCCCAGACAGGCTGTGATTGGGAGCCCTCATCCGGCTGCTGCGAAGAGGTTTGCGCAGGCTAGGCTGTCGAATAACAACTTGCGGGCTGATAACAATAATCATCTGTCGCAGTTGAGACCGCCAGCGATTACGGCCATTTCCGAGGGCGCAATTGCCGGTCGGAgggcgcagcagcaggcggcggacgaggcggtggaggggagggcgttTGGGCAGCatgagggggatgtggaggcGAGGATTGTGGATTTGACGGCCAAGATTGACAGGTTGACGGAGCTGGTGCTCACGTTGCAGACGCAGTCGAGCACGACGTTGGGGAATGTGGGTGTGGCTTAG
- a CDS encoding hypothetical protein (COG:S; EggNog:ENOG503PAGB) gives MESEAHAVYSHLDEPVRIRLFSAQLSAAPSYEALSYTWGDPTLTSVIEALSDKGEDEHKPGVEFRSTANCYAALKRLRNLDANRVLWVDSVCINQSHIPERNHQVNLMADIYRAASRVVVYLGESDENSVVVLSWIRELDQPSDFGNGSGALPPSKEAVEGFFRRPWFHRIWVIQEISLAQKAVVVCGKDEVDWGSFTVLYQHNENATRAARLELPYPVTFASRYNKPYRDGTMTYARRLVRMLGRSRHCEATDPRDKLYAIIPLVNIRDGSRTEGSWEEVLGISVEYSLSVNRVFTDMAVALLNQQVPLDDVLRHHVPGHEARGLSSWVPDWRIQRENGWRHAKYERIFKGFPGFRGHPLMFGVPGIILDKNGTRPAVVGYTDSSTDRCPIRVHAINVGNIIKTGPVCSVADDFFPVSNWKELVEEARRQGSVVPKLERLMEIMITLKLGYPNFVPRGVGLIERYNEQMEKGTCPRKPLRQVIGETASRNGARARHEMDAILSVCDGKRLAITDGGFVAVVPGNAEVDDAVWVLDRVRMPFVCRRTGSGKANGVRLIGASFFFGIMELETMKEHVSDVRAKAEVMRRVEELVVE, from the exons ATGGAGAGCGAAGCTCATGCTGTCTATA GCCATCTCGACGAGCCTGTCAGAATCCGCCTGTTCAGTGCTCAACTCAGTGCCGCTCCTTCCTACGAGGCCCTGTCCTACACATGGGGAGATCCAACTTTGACATCTGTGATCGAGGCACTCTCTGACAagggcgaggatgagcaCAAGCCGGGTGTCGAATTCCGCAGCACGGCCAACTGCTATGCGGCCCTCAAGCGTCTTCGAAACCTCGATGCCAACCGAGTTCTTTGGGTCGATTCGGTCTGCATCAACCAGTCACATATCCCAGAGCGAAACCACCAGGTCAATCTCATGGCGGATATCTACCGAGCAGCTTCCAGGGTTGTTGTTTACCTTGGCGAGAGCGATGAGAATAGTGTCGTGGTACTTTCATGGATTCGAGAACTCGACCAACCATCCGATTTCGGCAACGGGAGCGGTGCTTTGCCACCTAGCAAAGAGGCGGTTGAAGGATTTTtcagaaggccgtggttcCATCGCATTTGGGTTATCCAGGAGATTAGTCTTGCACAAAAGGCAGTTGTTGTATGCGGTAAAGATGAGGTTGACTGGGGAAGCTTCACTGTTCTTTACCAACACAACGAGAATGCAACACGGGCAGCCCGGCTTGAGTTGCCATACCCCGTCACGTTTGCGAGCCGGTACAACAAGCCATACCGGGATGGCACTATGACGTACGCCAGGAGGCTGGTGCGGATGCTTGGAAGATCACGGCATTGTGAGGCGACGGATCCGCGGGATAAGTTGTATGCCATCATCCCGCTGGTGAATATCCGAGATGGCTCAAGGACGGAGGGGTCGTGGGAAGAGGTTCTGGGGATCAGTGTAGAGTATTCATTGTCTGTTAATCGGGTGTTCACTGACATGGCCGTTGCGTTGCTCAACCAACAAGTTCCGCTTGACGACGTTCTTCGCCATCACGTACCGGGCCATGAGGCACGAGGTCTATCTTCGTGGGTACCAGATTGGAGGATTCAGCGGGAGAATGGCTGGCGTCATGCAAAATATGAGCGGATATTCAAGGGGTTTCCCGGATTTCGAGGACACCCATTGATGTTTGGGGTCCCGGGAATCATTCTGGACAAGAATGGAACGCGACCAGCCGTGGTTGGATATACGGATTCCTCCACGGACAGGTGTCCGATACGTGTGCACGCCATCAATGTTGGGAATATCATCAAGACTGGCCCTGTTTGCTCAGTTGCTGATGATTTCTTTCCTGTTTCAAACTGGAAGGAACTTGTTGAAGAGGCGCGACGACAGGGATCAGTCGTGCCCAAATTGGAGAGACTCATGGAGATAATGATTACTTTGAAGTTGGGGTATCCAAATTTTGTCCCGCGAGGTGTTGGGCTTATTGAGCGGTATAACGAGCaaatggaaaaggggacGTGTCCGAGGAAGCCGTTAAGGCAGGTGATTGGTGAGACGGCATCTCGTAATGGGGCGAGGGCTCGGCATGAGATGGATGCGATCTTGTCGGTTTGCGATGGGAAGAGGCTTGCGATTACTGATGGTgggtttgttgctgttgtacCGGGGAACGcggaggttgatgatgctgtttgGGTGTTGGATCGGGTTAGGATGCCATTTGTTTGTAGGAGGACCGGGTCTGGGAAGGCAAATGGGGTGAGACTTATTGgagcttctttcttttttggtaTTATGGAGTTAGAAACTATGAAAGAACATGTAAGTGACGTGCGGGCTAAGGCGGAGGTTATGAggcgggtggaggagctggttgttGAATGA
- a CDS encoding hypothetical protein (EggNog:ENOG503P5S1), which yields MADTQVEADNDSWSFKKKELLTEQPGLEVVPQELLESKDHLAQARPPETAKYPVSPTVSTRDAKFKIESGLKSGDSSPEPVSTDFPEVADPRQVEAANQARHSSRQRRRRLIIIGSVVLVIICVGAVLGGVLGSRAASQRGSIGEKAATTTGPASPSSADKTALGYQAITDRSSLAVTARRRRDGSTEGWLFYEDQGGEPQMLRWDTKRGGMLKATNEFTIKEPASYLTSRATGMAATTILQGPEDNPRILLLVSKIFERGFQADSDPNLPGRGSVVFGYELDRDGNLGNASRIGDHALIVNKQDYMEARLLSASIVTAYWPWIIHWSGGPPASGLSAVDNPVVKVIEARNQMGDNFAQGPDWAFRNLSIGGKVNTKVSIVPLSADFKKSSDPNYDKEPRNGYGMFYHDPDDRLKFVHRSWGTERSPAFYLPELPDKRLPTDDQLGRSAISAFAVAKRPPEKISTRIQQATFTMMSPTETINLEVVAWAGGMGTPQPTALVDAELPPNSVDVGVAYINQNRQFELLFMSTNTGYSNWYTIDTAEVNKLAPPDLFTDVACLTLASGAVGEDGEEWLLPRHQDEEGTIATCFYQSGSKVVKVRWIGEMWDTKWDVEWLPIPTGDSG from the exons atggccgaTACCCAAGTCGAAGCCGACAATGACTCGTGGAGCTTCAAGAAAAAGGAGCTGCTGACAGAGCAGCCTGGTCTTGAGGTCGTCCCGCAAGAGCTTCTCGAGAGCAAGGATCATTTGGCACAAGCTCGCCCACCAGAGACCGCAAAATACCCAGTCTCGCCAACGGTTTCGACTCGCGATGCAAAATTCAAGATTGAGAGCGGCCTGAAGTCCGGAGATTCCTCTCCTGAGCCCGTAAGCACCGACTTTCCCGAGGTGGCGGATCCGCGACAGGTTGAGGCGGCCAATCAAGCTAGGCACTCCTCACGACAGAGACGGAGGAGACTGATCATCATCGGAAGCGTTGTCCTGGTCATAATTTGCGTCGGTGCGGTTCTGGGCGGGGTGTTGGGCAGCAGGGCCGCCAGTCAACGAGGGTCCATTGGAGAGAAGGCAGCTACAACAACGGGCCCTGCGAGTCCAAGCAGCGCGGACAAGACGGCTCTTGGGTACCAAGCTATTACGGATCGCAGCTCCCTAGCCGTGACagcgagaagaaggcgagatGGAAGCACTGAGGGTTGGTTGTTCTACGAAGACCAGGGTGGTGAACCGCAGATGCTCCGATGGGATACGAAGCGAGGAGGCATGCTGAAGGCCACCAACGAGTTTACAATAAAGGAGCCGGCCTCGTACCTAACTTCAAGGGCTACAGGGATGGCTGCAACTACGATTCTCCAAGGTCCTGAGGACAAT CCTAGGATCCTTCTGCTCGTCAGCAAGATATTCGAGAGAGGATTTCAAGCCGATTCAGATCCCAATTTGCCAGGCAGAGGTTCGGTAGTGTTTGGTTATGAACTGGACCGGGACGGTAATCTCGGCAACGCAAGCCGCATAGGGGATCACGCACTGATCGTCAACAAACAGGACTATATGGAGGCCCGCTTATTGAGTGCATCCATTGTGACAGCTTACTGGCCTTGGATTATTCACTGGTCTGGAGGACCTCCTGCATCTGGCCTGTCTGCGGTCGATAACCCGGTTGTGAAGGTGATAGAGGCGCGCAATCAGATGGGCGACAATTTTGCGCAAGGACCAGATTGGGCCTTCCGAAACTTGTCTATAGGGGGAAAGGTAAATACCAAGGTCTCAATCGTTCCTCTCAGTGCCGACTTCAAGAAGTCATCGGACCCCAACTATGACAAGGAACCGCGAAACGGGTACGGCATGTTCTACCACGATCCAGACGACCGTCTCAAGTTCGTGCACCGAAGTTGGGGCACTGAGAGATCGCCAGCATTTTATTTACCTGAGC TTCCCGATAAGAGGCTCCCGACCGATGATCAACTAGGGAGATCAGCCATCTCGGCTTTTGCCGTGGCGAAGCGGCCGCCAGAAAAGATCTCGACAAGAATCCAGCAAGCCACTTTTACTATGATGAGTCCCACTGAGACCATTAATCTAGAAGTGGTGGCATGGgctggggggatggggaccCCACAACCAACGGCCCTCGTGGATGCCGAGCTGCCTCCGAACAGCGTGGATGTCGGCGTTGCCTACATCAACCAAAATCGACAGTTTGAGCTCCTGTTTATGTCGACCAATACCGGATACAGTAACTGGTACACGATCGATACAGCGGAAGTCAACAAGCTGGCGCCACCAGATCTCTTTACTGATGTTGCCTGTCTCACCTTGGCAAGCGGCgctgttggtgaagatggggaggagtggttgcTGCCACGGCAtcaggatgaggaggggaccATCGCTACGTGCTTTTACCAGAGCGGCTCCAAGGTGGTCAAGGTGAGGTGGATTGGGGAAATGTGGGACACCAAGTGGGATGTTGAGTGGTTACCTATTCCGACGGGGGATTCTGGGTGA
- a CDS encoding hypothetical protein (EggNog:ENOG503NUZI; COG:Q), with protein MMESNDPPTTATYTQFACIGAGFSGIGLGATLKLKHNITDIRIFEREAELGGTWHLNQYPGAACDIPSSLYTFSFAPCPQWTSTSLPTAPQIKSYLVSVAEKYSLLPGRITFCSSVQKCEWLPSPISRWRLTVLSHNAISHHECQFLFSGTGILFHPKTSSFFSLPGAGSFSGTVMHSARWDHSVDLGNKKVMLFGNGCSASQIVPALLGRSNNAEVCSSGRDYNVDKITQFVHSRHYVIPSLAELFPLALLERLPRGLQRLLCILIGEMDFIAMRENKVGRWIRRKKTEEVKRYMRETVPERYSDLVVPEGVEFGYKRRVYDPGYLRALHDERVELVGERVVEVVPEGVKTEGGRLVEGDVIVLATGFETNRFLEGVEVVGRGGERLGGHWGEDVSDGDSLDGKEGVKGVGAYETVAVGGFPNFFMLAGPNSVTGHTSVIIAIENAITLAMNVIKPILSKGSKVREVEVTPEAERQWVSNVQDELNNKTIWGGGGNMTAAESWYVKLDEKTGKRWNAMLYPGYQLGAWYRARKPRKEDWGTMDKYQHLHSNFLFYINIYFGMPCREKDTLQLRKAGQPF; from the exons atGATGGAGAGCAACgacccaccaacaacagcaacctaCACCCAGTTCGCCTGCATCGGCGCAGGCTTCTCAGGCATCGGCCTCGGCGCCACCCTGAAGCTCAAACACAACATCACAGACATCCGCATCTTTGAACGAGAAGCTGAGCTGGGCGGCACCTGGCATCTGAACCAATATCCCG GAGCCGCCTGcgacatcccctcctccctctacaccttctccttcgcccCCTGCCCCCAATggacctccacctccctccccaccgccccccaaaTCAAGTCTTACCTCGTCTCCGTCGCGGAAAAatactccctcctcccaggcAGAATAACATTTTGCTCGTCGGTCCAAAAATGCGAATGGCTTCCCAGCCCCATCTCCCGATGGCGACTGACGGTCCTCTCCCACAACGCCATCTCCCACCACGAATGCCAGTTTCTCTTTTCCGGAACTGGGATTCTGTTCCATCCGAAAACatcctcttttttctccctccccggtGCCGGGTCGTTTTCTGGGACGGTGATGCATTCTGCTAGGTGGGACCACAGTGTTGACCTCGGCAACAAAAAGGTGATGTTGTTTGGGAACGGGTGTTCCGCTTCGCAGATTGTACCGGCGTTGCTTGGGAGGAGCAACAACGCTGAGGTTTGCTCTTCCGGACGTGACTATAATGTTGATAAGATAACGCAGTTTGTTCACTCGAGGCATTATGTCATTCCCTCCTTGGCAGAGCTTTTTCCTTTGGCGCTTCTGGAACGGCTGCCGCGCGGGCTTCAAAGGTTGTTGTGTATCTTGATTGGGGAGATGGATTTCATCGCGATGAGGGAGAACAAGGTTGGGAGGTGGATCAGACGGAAAAAAACGGAGGAGGTGAAAAGGTATATGAGGGAGACGGTGCCGGAGAGGTATAGCGATTTGGTGGTGCCggagggggttgagtttgggtACAAGAGACGGGTGTATGACCCGGGGTATTTGAGAGCGTTGCATGATGAACGGGTTGAGTTGGTTGGGGAgcgggttgtggaggtggtaCCTGAGGGTGTGAAGAcggaaggggggaggttggtggagggggatgtgatTGTGCTGGCGACGGGGTTTGAGACGAATaggtttttggagggggttgaggtggttgggagggggggtgagaggttggggggccattggggggaggatgtgagtGATGGGGATAGTctggatgggaaggaaggggtgaagggggtgggtgctTATGAGACTGtggcggtgggggggttTCCGAATTTCTTTATGTTGGCTG GACCAAACTCCGTCACGGGACACACCTCTGTTATCATCGCCATCGAGAACGCCATCACGCTCGCGATGAACGTTATCAAGCCTATTCTCTCCAAAGGGAGTAAAGTGAGAGAAGTGGAAGTAACACCCGAGGCGGAGAGGCAGTGGGTGAGCAACGTGCAGGACGAGTTGAACAACAAGACGATctggggcggtggaggtaACATGACCGCGGCGGAGTCGTGGTATGTCAAGCTTGATGAGAAGACGGGCAAGAGGTGGAACGCGATGTTGTACCCAGGATATCAGCTTGGTGCCTGGTACCGGGCGAGGAAGCCTAGGAAGGAAGATTGG GGCACGATGGACAAGTACCAGCATCTGCACAGCAATTTTCTTTTCTACATTAACATCTACTTTGGCATGCCCTGCAGAGAAAAAGATACTCTTCAGCTTCGCAAAGCTGGCCAACCTTTTTGA
- the TPO5_1 gene encoding polyamine transporter tpo5 (COG:E; EggNog:ENOG503NWJI): MFLGWILVLIVDECIALSLGELASRYPTSAGPYYWSFQLAPPRFRTVLSFVTGWTWLIGNWTITLSVNFGFASLIAACVALYHPDFIIEPWQLLLIFYAICGITFLICAYGNRLLPAVDTACAAFTAVAILVTLICLSAKAEVGRNEVGETLGGYDTSLSGWGGFSFFIGVLPAAYTFSAIGMVSAMAEECDDPAVKLPRAIALCVPVGGVAGLFFIIPICATMPALEYILDAPVAQALPYIFAAVMGSPAGGLGLSILVLIITFFCSISITVAASRCTWAFARDKAIPVSRLWSRVDARRGVPIWALALTTVVQMLLGLINLGSSSAFLAFVSVGVISLAVSYAIPISISMWHRRREVNAARWTMGAKVGWVVNVIAVLWIVFETVLFSMPQVLPVDEVTMNYAIVVFMGFMVLSAVWYGVYARKVYAGPPESDGIKVER, translated from the exons ATGTTCCTGGGCTGGATCTTAGTTCTGATCGTAGACGAGTGCATCGCCCTCTCCCTAGGCGAGCTCGCCTCCCGCTATCCCACCTCAGCAGGCCCCTACTACTGGTCCTTCCAACTCGCCCCTCCCCGCTTCCGCACCGTCCTCTCTTTCGTCACAGGATGGACCTGGCTGATAGGCAACTGGACAATTACTCTCTCGGTCAACTTTGGGTTTgcctccctcatcgccgcctGTGTGGCGCTGTACCACCCTGATTTTATCATTGAGCCGTGGCAGTTGCTGCTCATCTTTTACGCGATCTGCGGTATAACGTTTTTGATATGCGCTTACGGGAATAGGTTGCTGCCAGCGGTTGATACCGCCTGCGCGGCGTTTACTGCCGTGGCGATTTTGGTGACGCTTATTTGTTTATCTGCCAAGgcggaggtggggaggaatgaggtgggggagacgTTGGGGGGGTATGATACCAGTTTgagtgggtgggggggtttcAGCTTCTTCATCGGGGTGTTGCCGGCGGCGTACACGTTTAGTGCCATTGGGATGgtgtcggccatggcggagGAGTGTGATGATCCGGCGGTCAAGCTGCCGAGGGCGATTGCGCTTTGTGTGccggttgggggggttgctgggctTTTCTTC ATCATCCCTATATGCGCCACCATGCCGGCCTTGGAATACATCCTCGACGCTCCCGTCGCCCAGGCTTTGCCTTACATCTTTGCTGCTGTCATGGGCTCCCCCGCTGGGGGCTTGGGACTGAGCATCCTCGTCCTGATCATCACGTTCTTTtgctccatctccatcaccgtCGCCGCGTCGCGTTGCACCTGGGCCTTCGCCCGCGACAAGGCCATACCTGTCTCGAGACTCTGGAGCAGGGTTGATGCCCGCCGCGGGGTGCCCATCTGGGCTCTGGCGCTGACGACAGTTGTTCAGATGCTGCTCGGGCTGATCAACCTTGGGTCGTCGTCTGCCTTCTTGGCGTTTGTCTCTGTGGGCGTGATATCACTTGCCGTGTCGTATGCGATTCCGATCTCGATCAGCATGTGGCATCGCCGGAGGGAGGTGAATGCCGCGCGGTGGACGATGGGGGCGaaggttgggtgggtggtgaatgTGATTGCCGTGTTGTGGATTGTGTTTGAGACGGTGCTGTTTTCGATGCCGCAGGTGTTGCCGGTGGATGAGGTGACGATGAATTATGCGATTGTGGTGTTTATGGGGTTTATGGTGTTGAGTGCGGTTTGGTATGGGGTTTATGCGAGGAAAG TTTATGCTGGGCCTCCTGAGTCGGATGGGATTAAAGTTGAGAGGTGA
- a CDS encoding hypothetical protein (EggNog:ENOG503P0VT; COG:E), with the protein MADMEKKPPVGNGAVEAQLGNATPETDIINLLGYKPELKRNRSMFTLLFQSLAIAAIPYGFGGPLISAIYGGGESFPCLQNK; encoded by the exons ATGGCAGACATGGAAAAGAAGCCGCCCGTGGGCAATGGGGCTGTCGAGGCGCAGTTGGGAAACGCCACCCCCGAGACGGACATCATCAATCTGCTGGGGTACAAGCCTGAGCTGAAGCGGAACCGGTCAATGTTTACGCTGTTGTTTCAGAGCTTGGCTATTGCTGCT ATTCCCTACGGCTTCGGCGGTCCCCTCATCAGCGCCATCTACGGCGGGGGCGAGTCCTTTCCTTGCCTACAGAACAAATGA
- a CDS encoding hypothetical protein (EggNog:ENOG503NYSS; COG:P): MASSVVAAWEDCDKIDTLFILVCTVICWTIVPTVGIAYSGYTWRRNSLTAALPAVLVISICSIQWFVLGYSLAYGPGNGWFFGSWTAHLFHRDVLSSPVGTIPAILFSEFQLVFEATVCAIAVGGFVERGTIKSCAVFIASWSTFIYCPLAHMVWGGGVLGEELGVLDFAGGTPVHVCSGATATAISLYLSYPLFRSKKSPLRTPTHIRLHRPGNSFFQLVSMIIIWGSWLAFDAGTALALNFQSVMALCVTNLCAASGALTWSVMTFLESGKWSLDATFMGAISGLVMITPSAGFIDMPTAFFFGVFGAVVCRQALRIKFTKLAHKWRWVDNGDTFATHCVGGVAATVMTGLFARREVAAYGGLDVPGGVVFDGNVRQLWVQIVEVLVGFSWSFFGSWLIIAGIDCIPGLEVLAVDKHIHEGLDFHETEESLGILVHPEEEDYTPTDKGTIALD; the protein is encoded by the exons atGGCCTCCTCGGTCGTCGCCGCCTGGGAGGACTGCGACAAGATAGACACCCTGTTTATCCTCGTCTGCACGGTAATCTGCTGGACCATTGTCCCGACT GTAGGAATAGCCTACAGCGGCTACACCTGGCGCCgcaactccctcaccgccgccctccccGCCGTCCTCGTGATCTCAATCTGCTCCATCCAGTGGTTCGTCCTCGGCTACTCCCTCGCCTACGGCCCGGGAAACGGCTGGTTCTTCGGCTCCTGGACCgcccacctcttccaccgcGACGTCCTCTCCTCGCCCGTCGGCACCATCCCCGCCATTTTGTTCAGTGAATTCCAGCTCGTCTTTGAAGCCACGGTCTGCGCCATCGCAGTAGGCGGGTTCGTAGAACGGGGCACCATCAAGTCCTGCGCGGTGTTCATCGCGTCATGGTCAACATTCATCTACTGTCCCCTCGCGCACATGGtctgggggggtggtgtgctgggggaggagcttggAGTTTTGGATTTCGCGGGAG GAACCCCCGTTCACGTCTGCTCCGGCGCCACCGCGACCGCAATCTCCCTCTACCTCTCCTACCCTCTCTTCCGCTCCAAGAAATCCCCCCTCCGCACCCCGACCCACAtccgcctccaccgtcccGGAAACTCCTTCTTCCAGCTCGTCAGCATGATCATCATCTGGGGCTCCTGGCTCGCCTTCGACGCCGGCACCGCCCTCGCGCTAAACTTCCAGTCCGTCATGGCCCTCTGCGTGACCAACCTCTGCGCCGCCTCCGGAGCCCTCACCTGGTCGGTGATGACCTTTCTCGAATCGGGCAAGTGGTCACTCGACGCGACGTTCATGGGCGCGATTTccgggttggtgatgatcacGCCCTCGGCGGGGTTCATCGACATGCCTACTGCGTTCTTCTTTGGTGTCTTTGGCGCGGTTGTTTGTCGTCAGGCGTTGAGGATCAAGTTTACCAAGCTGGCGCATAAGTGGAGGTGGGTCGACAATGGGGATACCTTTGCTACTCATTGTGTTGGTGGCGTGGCGGCCACCGTCATGACGGGCTTGTTTGcgcggagggaggtggcggcgtATGGCGGGCTGGATGTTCccgggggggtggtgtttgatgggaACGTGAGGCAGTTGTGGGTGCAGATCGTCGAGGTGTTGGTCGGCTTCAGCTGGAGTTTCTTTGGGAGCTGGTTGATCATCGCGGGGATCGACTGCATCCCCGGGTTGGAGGTGCTAGCGGTTGACAA GCATATCCATGAGGGGCTTGACTTTCACGAGACCGAGGAGTCTCTCGGCATTTTGGTGCAccccgaggaggaagattaTACCCCTACCGACAAGGGGACGATTGCTCTCGACTAA